A genome region from Mesorhizobium sp. WSM2240 includes the following:
- a CDS encoding helix-turn-helix domain-containing protein, whose protein sequence is MDLDRERRRWPREAPLRNEIEPPFAPVLEPLSFSTKELAPEDQLPAWQAHVASLIDIKLPDDTPRERGFVAHHTAWKLGRMLAVQQLAPAHSYLRSAAKLRSSSIDHWYVAVPRTGRSWTEVDGRVAEGKPGGVELRSLGYPFRGRTTDSETFFLYLPRDLFADASVNLDANNNSILFGNIANLLVDYLNGIETRLRSLTPEDLPRIVHATRSLIIGCLSPPGERDAAAEQFAGFALIERARRYIQQHLDAADLTPESVCRALGVSRTRLYQMFEPSGGVLHYIQKRRLLTAHAALSDPADNRRIIDIAETVGFSSAANFSRAFSKEFGYSPREARNAMAWPHLAHTGSSAEHEKSDTFDGWLKALGS, encoded by the coding sequence ATGGATCTGGACCGCGAGCGACGTCGTTGGCCGCGCGAGGCCCCATTGCGAAATGAAATCGAACCGCCATTCGCGCCAGTACTCGAACCATTGTCATTCTCGACAAAAGAACTGGCGCCTGAGGATCAACTCCCCGCCTGGCAAGCCCATGTAGCCTCTTTAATAGACATCAAGTTGCCGGACGACACACCTCGAGAACGCGGGTTTGTCGCGCATCATACAGCATGGAAGCTTGGCCGCATGCTCGCCGTCCAGCAACTCGCACCCGCGCACAGCTACCTGCGCTCCGCAGCCAAACTTCGCTCCAGTTCGATCGACCACTGGTATGTCGCCGTGCCGCGAACCGGCCGGTCGTGGACAGAGGTCGACGGCCGCGTCGCGGAAGGCAAACCTGGCGGGGTAGAACTCAGGTCGCTCGGATACCCGTTTCGAGGAAGGACGACCGACTCCGAAACTTTCTTTCTCTATCTGCCGCGGGATCTGTTCGCTGATGCGTCAGTGAACCTCGATGCCAACAACAATTCAATTCTGTTTGGCAATATCGCCAACCTGCTTGTGGACTATCTCAACGGCATTGAAACGAGATTGCGTAGTCTCACCCCCGAAGATTTGCCGCGCATCGTCCATGCGACCCGCAGCCTGATAATTGGTTGTCTCTCGCCGCCGGGGGAGCGCGATGCAGCCGCCGAGCAATTTGCGGGCTTTGCATTGATCGAAAGGGCGCGCCGCTATATCCAGCAACACCTTGATGCCGCGGATTTGACACCGGAGTCGGTCTGTCGAGCACTTGGCGTCTCGCGCACCCGGCTCTATCAGATGTTCGAACCAAGCGGCGGCGTTCTGCACTACATCCAAAAGCGCCGGCTGTTGACGGCGCATGCCGCGCTGAGCGATCCGGCTGACAATCGGCGCATCATCGATATCGCGGAAACCGTCGGATTCAGTTCAGCAGCGAATTTTAGCCGGGCGTTCAGCAAGGAGTTTGGTTATAGTCCGCGCGAAGCACGCAACGCGATGGCATGGCCTCATTTGGCGCATACGGGTTCGTCCGCCGAACACGAGAAATCAGACACCTTCGATGGTTGGCTAAAGGCGCTTGGAAGCTAG
- a CDS encoding transglutaminase-like cysteine peptidase translates to MKRVKIYALTAFIAFSLITPTVLSAAEFATSSISNSDRQTPLARILKPGSGSVKTHKPRSIKRSEVRFNSRGKAPLAYQLFCLKSPRECRGGGKASVHLTPQLLSKLDLVNRSVNRAIRPRNDFQADTWSLSPASGDCEDYALTKRQRLLKLGVPASALRLAVARTGRGEGHAVLVVRTSSGDRILDNRTNLIRNWHQTDLRLVKMAGANPLKWH, encoded by the coding sequence ATGAAGAGAGTCAAAATCTACGCGCTGACGGCATTTATTGCGTTTTCGTTGATTACTCCGACTGTGCTGAGCGCGGCCGAGTTTGCCACGAGTTCAATTTCGAATTCGGACCGTCAGACGCCGCTTGCACGGATCCTGAAGCCCGGATCTGGTTCCGTGAAAACCCACAAGCCGAGATCGATCAAGCGGAGCGAAGTCCGTTTCAACAGCCGCGGGAAAGCGCCCCTTGCATATCAACTGTTTTGCCTGAAGTCACCGAGGGAATGCCGGGGCGGCGGCAAAGCATCGGTTCATCTGACGCCGCAACTGCTTTCCAAACTCGACTTGGTTAACCGGTCAGTCAATCGCGCTATTCGCCCCCGCAACGACTTCCAGGCTGATACCTGGTCGCTTAGCCCCGCCAGCGGGGATTGCGAAGACTACGCGCTTACGAAGCGCCAACGTCTGCTAAAACTCGGCGTCCCCGCGAGCGCACTTCGCCTGGCGGTGGCGCGCACGGGACGCGGGGAGGGGCACGCCGTGCTTGTCGTCCGCACGAGCAGCGGGGACCGCATTCTCGACAACCGGACGAATCTCATCCGAAACTGGCACCAGACGGATTTGCGTCTCGTGAAAATGGCGGGCGCAAATCCGCTCAAATGGCATTGA
- a CDS encoding OmpA family protein, translating into MRQLLMAVFWMACFPGVNDAVGVEAQSEVTVEVAGEAYKGAPVFEVRFDGVVVGSGTLKNSIDTAAEGRLFETKDPLKYVETFQFKIPDDVFSPSGVVEISFTNDAWGGDSASQADRNLFARSISVNGKKIDAAELRLQNDAIDSTPEAIVGAAETHGFVALPGSDIKARAMPGGEGWPQPSQTAESRALPTDPAGKMAPGQADGEVQPAPSVTTASKDKASDCDRVANVAGFQNNSAELSTAQRSALDKLISELADEPCALEIIGYASNTGTASANERVSQARAAAVADYLTARGIPAASATTIGKGQTMKFGPSAIDNQRVVITTSKR; encoded by the coding sequence ATGCGACAACTTTTAATGGCGGTTTTTTGGATGGCCTGCTTTCCTGGCGTAAACGATGCCGTTGGCGTGGAGGCTCAAAGCGAGGTCACTGTCGAAGTCGCCGGCGAGGCATACAAGGGGGCTCCCGTCTTCGAGGTTAGATTTGACGGCGTCGTGGTGGGCAGTGGCACTCTCAAAAATTCGATCGATACCGCCGCGGAAGGGCGTCTTTTCGAAACAAAAGATCCTCTGAAATATGTTGAAACCTTTCAGTTCAAGATACCCGATGACGTGTTCAGTCCCTCCGGCGTGGTCGAGATCAGTTTCACAAACGATGCGTGGGGCGGCGACAGTGCAAGTCAAGCCGATCGAAATCTGTTTGCCCGGTCAATATCTGTTAACGGCAAGAAAATAGATGCGGCCGAGTTAAGGCTGCAAAACGACGCTATTGATTCAACGCCCGAGGCCATTGTTGGTGCGGCCGAAACGCATGGCTTCGTGGCGCTGCCAGGAAGCGATATCAAAGCCCGTGCCATGCCTGGCGGCGAGGGATGGCCGCAGCCTTCCCAAACGGCGGAGAGCAGGGCCCTGCCAACCGACCCGGCCGGGAAGATGGCACCTGGTCAAGCAGACGGCGAAGTGCAGCCTGCTCCCAGTGTGACGACTGCCTCCAAGGACAAAGCTTCCGATTGTGATCGTGTGGCCAATGTGGCCGGTTTCCAGAACAATTCAGCGGAATTGTCTACGGCCCAGCGTTCAGCCCTGGACAAATTAATCTCGGAATTAGCCGACGAACCGTGCGCTTTGGAGATCATCGGATATGCAAGCAATACGGGCACGGCATCGGCCAATGAACGAGTTTCGCAAGCCCGGGCAGCCGCAGTCGCGGACTACCTGACGGCGCGCGGCATTCCTGCAGCCTCGGCGACGACGATCGGCAAGGGCCAGACGATGAAGTTTGGGCCGTCCGCCATCGATAATCAGCGCGTGGTCATAACGACTTCTAAAAGATGA
- a CDS encoding UDP-glucose/GDP-mannose dehydrogenase family protein, translating to MNIVVVGAGYVGLVTSACLAEIGHCITCVDQDAARIASLKEGQVPIFEPGLDQLVEAGRSAHRLTFSTDLSVAIKDADAVFMAVGTPARKTDGRADVSNVVEAARQIAKACRSRLVVIVKSTVPVGTCDRIERTIREINPALDFSVVSNPEFLREGMAISDFQQPDRVIIGLEHSRDKSILRQIYSTYEFRGIPIIYTSRRTAELTKYAANAFLAMKVAFTNEMADLCDLSGADVSDLTLGIGLDHRVGPHFFAPGPGFGGSCFPKDTVALIRTAQDLAGEARIVEAVIAANDRRKRTMALKVVTACGGSVVGKTIALLGLTFKKNTDDVRDSPSLAIAEALVDLGAIVRGYDPQGMRKARAQIHSIDFAEDLWAACSEADAVVIATDWDAFRDLDLARLRATLKRPVICDLRNVINPIAALDHGFSYVGVGRGSVRPNHDRPFRRAVSVRAGG from the coding sequence ATGAATATCGTCGTTGTTGGTGCTGGATATGTAGGCCTCGTTACAAGTGCATGCCTGGCCGAAATCGGTCACTGCATCACCTGCGTCGATCAAGACGCGGCTAGGATTGCTTCACTTAAAGAAGGCCAAGTCCCAATATTCGAGCCCGGACTCGATCAGTTGGTTGAAGCAGGAAGATCGGCGCACCGGCTCACCTTCAGCACCGATCTCAGTGTTGCAATAAAAGATGCCGACGCCGTTTTCATGGCGGTGGGTACACCGGCGAGAAAGACTGATGGACGTGCGGATGTTTCAAACGTCGTGGAAGCGGCGCGGCAGATCGCAAAGGCATGCCGCAGCCGACTTGTCGTGATCGTAAAATCGACCGTGCCGGTGGGCACTTGCGACCGCATCGAACGAACTATTCGGGAGATCAACCCCGCGCTGGATTTCTCGGTGGTCTCAAATCCCGAATTCCTTCGCGAGGGGATGGCGATTTCCGATTTCCAGCAACCGGATCGCGTAATCATCGGCCTTGAGCACTCCCGGGACAAGAGCATTCTTCGACAAATCTACTCAACTTATGAGTTCCGTGGCATCCCCATTATTTACACCTCCCGTAGAACTGCGGAACTCACCAAATACGCCGCGAACGCCTTTCTCGCAATGAAGGTTGCCTTCACAAACGAAATGGCAGACCTGTGCGATCTCTCGGGGGCAGATGTTTCGGATCTTACGTTAGGGATCGGACTTGACCACCGGGTCGGTCCTCATTTTTTTGCACCGGGGCCAGGCTTTGGGGGCTCCTGCTTCCCCAAAGACACAGTTGCCCTGATCCGAACTGCCCAGGATCTGGCCGGTGAAGCGCGTATCGTCGAGGCCGTCATCGCGGCGAATGACCGCCGGAAACGCACAATGGCCTTGAAGGTGGTTACAGCGTGCGGGGGAAGCGTTGTGGGAAAGACGATTGCCCTTCTCGGCCTCACATTCAAGAAGAACACCGACGACGTGCGAGACTCCCCGTCACTTGCGATCGCCGAGGCCTTGGTCGATCTTGGCGCCATCGTGCGCGGATATGATCCGCAGGGAATGAGAAAAGCCCGGGCTCAGATCCATAGCATCGACTTCGCCGAAGATCTTTGGGCAGCCTGCAGTGAAGCCGACGCCGTCGTCATCGCGACAGACTGGGATGCGTTTCGCGACCTTGATCTCGCGAGGCTGAGGGCCACCCTGAAACGTCCCGTCATCTGTGACCTTCGAAACGTGATCAATCCAATCGCGGCTCTGGATCATGGGTTTTCCTATGTCGGCGTCGGTCGCGGGTCCGTTCGTCCCAATCACGATCGCCCGTTTCGCCGCGCGGTCTCCGTGAGGGCCGGGGGATGA
- a CDS encoding sugar transferase, translating into MKKLHTTLATGWVERVNQHRLSLSSYHISAHRTGDNGAGTGADVAITSRRSQEIVGSWKRRANLAAKRLIDIALSSVALTVLSPALLLLMIIIRIESHGSPIFTQMRWGRNMSTFRVYKFRTMYVDKCDPVGVDQTAVGDCRVTRTGAILRRINIDELPQLINVLKGDMSLVGPRCHPIGMLAGGMAYEELVRSYHLRHEMRPGITGLAQVNGYRGPTTDPILAIGRIQYDLEYIRNFSVWMDLKIIFITLQKEIRFGGTGF; encoded by the coding sequence GTGAAAAAACTGCATACCACGTTGGCAACTGGATGGGTGGAGAGAGTAAACCAACATCGCCTCTCTCTTTCATCTTACCATATCTCAGCCCACAGAACTGGTGACAACGGCGCCGGCACGGGGGCAGATGTCGCGATCACTTCACGTCGATCGCAGGAGATTGTTGGTAGCTGGAAAAGACGTGCGAATTTGGCGGCCAAACGGCTGATCGATATCGCGTTGTCCAGTGTCGCGCTAACGGTGCTGTCGCCAGCATTGCTCCTGCTGATGATCATTATCCGCATCGAGAGCCATGGTTCTCCAATTTTCACTCAGATGCGATGGGGCCGGAACATGTCGACGTTCCGTGTCTACAAATTCCGGACTATGTATGTCGACAAATGCGATCCTGTTGGCGTCGACCAGACCGCCGTGGGGGATTGTCGCGTCACGCGGACCGGAGCGATTCTCCGGCGCATCAACATCGATGAATTGCCCCAGCTGATCAACGTATTGAAGGGTGACATGTCGCTTGTAGGCCCGCGATGTCACCCGATCGGTATGCTTGCTGGCGGAATGGCGTATGAAGAACTCGTCAGATCATATCATCTAAGACATGAAATGCGACCCGGCATAACCGGTCTGGCACAGGTAAACGGGTATCGCGGACCAACAACCGATCCCATTTTAGCGATTGGGCGCATCCAGTATGATCTGGAGTACATCCGAAACTTTTCCGTCTGGATGGATCTGAAAATTATATTCATCACACTACAGAAGGAAATACGTTTCGGCGGCACAGGCTTTTGA